In Trichoderma breve strain T069 chromosome 4, whole genome shotgun sequence, the following proteins share a genomic window:
- a CDS encoding d-isomer specific 2-hydroxyacid dehydrogenase, NAD binding domain-containing protein, with product MSSAALNKKPRVAVVGNVKYVGDDYLKSVKAELNIEFLQSSNRQQLLEELPRFIAQSGPIDALICTVDTPSLKPLNEELFSALTPHCRVIASVWAGYNEFDVSWMTNQGIWFCNTVDAVAEATADMAIFLTLAVIRNTYVAEKRVRAGLWYNGIVPTKDPTGMTLGIVGMGSIGRYLSFKAKTFNMKVKYFNRTRLSAEIEEACHAEYCSSLEELLSQADVVSINCPLTPATRNLISHAEFKMMKDGVFLINTARGPIVDEEALIEALESGKVERAGLDVFTNEPNINPAEKECFENVLKWKREGRPVAPVNEV from the exons ATGAGCTCTGCGGCACTGAATAAGAAGCCCCGGGTGGCAGTTGTGGGGAATGTAAAATATGTTGGCGATGACTACTTGAAGAGCGTCAAAGCAGAGCTGAATATCGAG TTTCTTCAATCGTCCAACCGGCAACAACTTCTAGAGGAGCTCCCTCGCTTCATCGCCCAGTCAGGCCCAATAGACGCTCTCATCTGCACCGTTGATACACCGTCTCTGAAGCCTCTCAATGAAGAGCTGTTTTCCGCTCTTACTCCTCACTGCCGCGTCATTGCCTCTGTGTGGGCAGGCTACAACGAGTTTGATGTCTCATGGATGACGAACCAAGGCATTTGGTTCTGCAACACTGTCGATGCTGTGGCTGAAGCAACGGCTGACATGGCCATCTTTTTGACGCTGGCCGTGATCAGAAACACGTATGttgcggagaagagagttCGGGCAGGGCTATGGTATAATGGTATTGTGCCAACCAAAGATCCGACGGGAATGACGCTTGGAATTGTGGGCATGGGGAGCATCGGCAGGTATCTGTCCTTCAAAGCGAAGACATTTAACATGAAAGTCAAGTACTTCAACCGGACAAGGCTGAGCGCCGAGATTGAAGAAGCATGTCATGCCGAATACTGCTCTTCATTGGAGGAATTGCTCTCCCAAGCAGATGTCGTATCGATTAATTGCCCTCTTACACCGGCAACACGGAATCTCATTTCGCATGCTGAattcaagatgatgaaggacGGGGTGTTTCTCATCAACACGGCGCGAGGACCAattgtcgatgaagaggcgCTGATCGAGGCATTGGAAAGCGGTAAGGTCGAACGGGCGGGACTAGACGTGTTCACCAACGAGCCCAACATCAACCC GGCTGAGAAGGAGTGTTTTGAGAATGTCTTgaagtggaagagagagggaaggCCAGTTGCGCCGGTGAATGAGGTGTGA
- a CDS encoding FAD dependent oxidoreductase domain-containing protein produces MTQHLPPSKDSPIIIVGAGVFGLSTSIHLAQRGYTNITVFDSKPYDETLYSYFDSCDSASSDINKIIRSAYGSQTEYQDLSTEALSAWAAWNAELKAANDNNHDRDGIKGITPNSSLFIPNGYLNCSDSTTLPDFEIATIENMEKAGKHGTQLINNKQADIQLASQRGVEYALQPFNKEVLGVLDTTGGHVLADKACIFALHKAKKLGVRFILDPVLGKFTSFGYDSSSNSTTKTITSITTADKKHHAASLVVIYSLCETTAGSVFMLHIPESSPLRQRFHHSQFPSWSFNMREHGADGGLYGFPVDENGIFKIGYRGTKYTNPQQQSDGQERSVPEQAHKVVAKFLDEYLPELDNSGIHISESRLCWYTDSFDNHYVIDYVPG; encoded by the exons ATGACTCAGCATCTACCGCCCTCCAAAGACTCTCCTATCATCATCGTTGGCGCAGGCGTCTTTGGTCTCAGcacatccatccatcttgccCAGAGAGGCTATACAAACATTACAGTCTTTGACAGCAAGCCCTATGATGAGACTCTGTACTCTTATTTTGACAGCTGTGACTCTGCATCCTCTG ACATAAACAAGATTATTCGCTCAGCGTATGGCTCTCAAACCGAATACCAGGATCTCAGCACCGAAGCGCTCTCTGCTTGGGCCGCCTGGAACGCAGAACTCAAGGCTGCCAATGACAACAATCATGACAGAGATGGCATCAAGGGAATAACTCCCAACAGCTCTCTCTTTATTCCAAACGGCTACCTCAATTGTAGCGATTCCACCACCCTCCCAGATTTTGAAATTGCCACTATTGAAAACATGGAGAAGGCTGGCAAACACGGCACGCAGCTCATTAACAACAAACAAGCCGATATCCAGCTCGCCTCACAAAGGGGCGTCGAATATGCTCTTCAGCCATTCAACAAAGAAGTCCTCGGCGTTCTTGACACTACAGGCGGCCATGTCCTTGCCGACAAAGCCTGTATCTTTGCTCTTCACAAGGCAAAGAAACTCGGGGTGCGCTTCATTCTAGACCCCGTACTGGGCAAATTCACCTCCTTCGGATACGACTCATCATCGAACTCCACCACCAAgaccatcaccagcatcaccactgcAGACAAGAAACATCACGCAGCAtctctcgtcgtcatct ACTCCCTTTGCGAAACGACCGCTGGTTCTGTCTTTATGCTTCATATCCCGGAATCATCACCCCTTCGCCAGCGATTCCATCATTCGCAATTCCCTTCATGGTCGTTTAACATGCGTGAACATGGTGCCGACGGAGGCCTTTACGGCTTCCCAGTCGATGAAAATGGCATCTTTAAGATTGGATACAGGGGCACTAAGTATACAAATCCTCAGCAGCAATCCGATGGACAAGAACGCAGC GTCCCCGAACAAGCTCACAAAGTGGTCGCTAAATTCTTGGATGAATATCTCCCCGAGTTGGACAACTCCGGAATCCACATCTCAGAGAGCCGCCTCTGTTGGTACACTGATTCCTTTGACAATCACTACGTTATCGACTATGTCCCTGG GTAA
- a CDS encoding brix domain-containing protein — protein MAKRRVKKRTHMGANNPQPNSAGHASARDPKSMVIRIGAGEVGSSISQLAADVRKVMEPGTASRLKERRGNRLKDYVVMCGPLGVTHLMLFSRSEGGNTNMRVALAPRGPTLNFRVEKYSLCKDIQKIQRHPKGMGKEFLAAPLLVMNGFSRPGSTAKSKVPKHLESLATTVFSSMFPPINPQTTPIKSIRRVLLLNREPSKEDDGTFILNFRHYAITTRRSGVSKQLRRINAAEQFLNTKTSRRSHMPNLGKLEDIADYMIGEGGDGYVSDVTSGSEVDTDAEVEVQDTASRKVLSAKARAAAAEAGQDEELEEANVEKHVVKLVELGPRMRLRLTKVEEGMCSGKVMWHEYIHKSAGEIKELEKRWEKRTQEKEARRREQKANVEKKKAAKEAQKASQKGGKGNGEEEEEDDEDDYEYYSDMDVDEFDSEGLAGDAEFKVNEQKEEDGEWEDQEEEIGNN, from the exons ATGGCGAAACGAAGAGTCAAGAAGCGCACCCACATGGGCGCAAACAACCCGCAGCCCAACTCAGCCGGACATGCCTCGGCTCGTGATCCCAAGAGCATGGTCATCAGAATCGGCGCTGGAGAAGTTGGCTCAAGCATCAGCCAGCTCGCAGCAGATGTACGGAAAGTCATGGAGCCTGGCACTGCTAGCAGGCTGAAGGAGCGAAGGGGAAACCGATTGAAGGACTACGTTGTCATGTGCGGTCCTCTGGGAGTGACGCATTTGATGCTGTTTTCGCGATCAGAGggcggcaacaccaacatgAGAGTTGCGCTGGCGCCTCGAGGACCTACGCTGAACTTTCGAGTCGAGAAGTATTCTCTGTGCAAAGATATCCAAAAGATTCAGAGACATCCCAAGGGCATGGGCAAGGAGTTTCTCGCTGCTCCTCTG CTGGTCATGAACGGATTCTCTCGACCTGGCTCAACTGCCAAATCAAAGGTCCCCAAGCATCTCGAGTCATTAGCCACCACCGTCTTCTCATCCATGTTCCCCCCGATTAACCCCCAAACCACACCGATCAAGTCGATTCGCAGAGTGCTGCTCCTGAACCGAGAGCCGTCAAAGGAGGATGACGGCACCTTTATTCTCAACTTTAGACACTATGCCATCACCACTAGACGGTCAGGAGTCTCAAAGCAGCTACGTCGAATTAACGCGGCTGAGCAGTtcctcaacaccaagacCAGCCGACGCAGCCACATGCCCAACTTGGGCAAACTCGAAGATATCGCAGATTACATGATTGGCGAGGGTGGCGATGGATATGTCTCTGATGTGACGAGTGGCAGTGAAGTCGACACCGATGCCGAAGTTGAAGTCCAGGACACAGCGTCTCGAAAGGTCCTGTCTGCCAAAGCTCGAGCTGCCGCAGCTgaggctggccaagatgaggagctggaagaagcaaacGTAGAAAAGCACGTGGTCAAGCTCGTCGAGCTCGGACCTCGCATGCGATTACGTTTGACAAAGGTCGAAGAGGGCATGTGCTCTGGCAAGGTCATGTGGCACGAGTACATCCACAAGTCGGCTGGcgagatcaaggagctggagaagcgaTGGGAGAAGCGAACgcaggagaaggaggctcgACGACgcgagcaaaaggccaatgttgagaagaagaaggcggccaaggagGCCCAGAAGGCATCTCAGAAGGGCGGAAAGGgcaatggcgaggaggaggaggaagatgatgaggatgactACGAGTATTACAGCGAtatggatgtggatgagTTTGACAGCGAAGGCttggctggtgatgccgaGTTCAAGGTCAACGagcagaaggaagaggatggcgagTGGGAAGACcaggaagaggagattgGTAATAACTGA
- a CDS encoding DEAD/DEAH box helicase domain-containing protein, translating to MSGAKRQKIAHDAPAKRQQAEASTSKASPDPPTEEESATLDVASSGDAGDAPEEPKTFKELGIVDSLCEACESLNYKHPTSIQAKSIPVALQGRDVIGLAETGSGKTAAFALPILQALLEKPQPLFGLVLAPTRELAAQIGQSFEALGALISLRCAVIVGGLDMVPQAIALGKKPHIIVATPGRLVDHLEKTKGFSLRSLKYLVMDEADRLLDMDFGPSIDKILKFIPRERRTYLFSATLSSKVESLQRASLRDPVRVSVSSSKYQTVSTLLQHYIFVPHKRKDTYLIYLVNEFAGKSIIIFTRTVFETQRIAILLRTLGFGAIPLHGQLSQSSRLGALNKFKGGSREILVATDVAARGLDIPAVDVVLNLDLPQDSKTYIHRVGRTARAGKSGIAISIVTQYDVEIYQRIEAALGKQLETYPTEKEEVMAFQSRVEEAQRETRVEMKSFLESREKKGKGKGKTAGPKRRRDNMDQEEG from the exons ATGAGCGGCGCAAAAAGACAGAAGATTGCGCACGATGCGCCGGCAAAGCGCCAACAAGCCGAAGCCAGCACTTCCAAGGCATCTCCGGATCCTCCCACTGAAGAAGAATCGGCGACTCTCGATGTTGCTTCCTCTGGcgatgctggagatgcaCCGGAAGAGCCCAAGACGTTCAAAGAGCTG GGTATCGTCGATTCATTATGCGAAGCCTGCGAGTCTCTAAACTACAAGCACCCCACGTCCATCCAGGCAAAATCCATCCCCGTTGCCCTCCAAGGCCGCGACGTAATTGGCCTCGCCGAGACTGGTAGTGGAAAGACTGCTGCGTTTGCTCTGCCGATATTGCAGGCACTCCTCGAGAAGCCCCAGCCGCTATTCGGACTCGTCCTTGCTCCCACTCGAGAACTCGCCGCCCAAATCGGACAGTCATTTGAAGCTCTTGGAGCCCTCATCTCGCTGAGATGTGCCGTCATTGTTGGTGGTCTGGACATGGTTCCCCAGGCCATTGCCCTCGGAAAGAAGCCCCATATCATCGTTGCCACGCCCGGTAGATTGGTGGACCACctggaaaagacaaagggcTTCTCTCTGCGGTCCCTCAAGTACCTGGTCATGGACGAAGCCGATCGTCTGCTAGACATGGATTTTGGTCCCAGTATCGACAAGATCCTCAAGTTCATCCCCCGTGAGCGCCGCACATACCTCTTCTCCGCAACCCTAAGTTCCAAGGTCGAGAGTCTCCAGAGAGCCAGTTTACGGGACCCTGTTCGTGTCAGCGTCAGTTCAAGCAAATACCAGACTGTGTCGACCTTGCTGCAGCACTACATCTTTGTGCCTCACAAGCGGAAAGACACATATCTCATCTACCTAGTCAACGAGTTTGCTGGAAAGtctatcatcatcttcacacGCACAGTCTTTGAAACGCAGAGAATAGCCATCCTGCTGCGAACTCTTGGTTTCGGCGCCATCCCCCTTCACGGACAGCTATCACAATCGTCTCGTCTCGGTGCCCTGAATAAATTCAAGGGAGGATCCCGCGAAATTCTCGTAGCCACCGACGTCGCTGCCCGTGGTCTGGATATCCCCGCCGTCGATGTGGTACTCAACCTAGATCTGCCTCAGGACTCCAAGACATACATCCATCGTGTCGGTCGAACAGCCCGTGCCGGTAAATCCGGTATCGCCATTAGCATCGTCACGCAGTACGATGTCGAGATTTACCAGCGCATCGAGGCTGCGCTGGGCAAGCAGCTGGAAACCTACCCGACAGAAAAGGAGGAGGTCATGGCTTTCCAGAGCAGAGTGGAGGAGGCCCAGAGAGAAACCAGAGTGGAGATGAAGTCCTTCCTTGAAAgcagggaaaagaagggtaaaggaaaaggaaagacggCTGGAcccaagaggagaagagacaatATGGATCAGGAGGAGGGCTAA
- a CDS encoding chAPs (Chs5p-Arf1p-binding proteins) domain-containing protein, with the protein MVAPAVPELSEDVLHESIDARTESLAALRELGPPDLVHLVKQAVRNPGKQAGVYHHVTGVDASSSASLAAYINTLTYRDHDPNTTTRIVEGVYCCYNAFSRLDMRVHVSIPGTVESYCVDERGEKRKASDDLWLETYLCSVLRAYSYADDGSGDSIRKIVGVRRFNPVTNTETEHRFLNAAEQLFFRGWQLGSDSIVQVPTNVSNHLTTGLLKYLETTGRYTSGINLFEKLRTQSVEVASLLAKVMFMGHEEVSGVKVLYQSLQQTPMDYVMLDTQADFLLKKALKAETPELKEERLKMALGCADRSTIAAPSEFGTWARLAQVYVAMEDWENALTILNSCPMFTYQDKDSPLMPEPRDVHLPTLPETRLDEIDSEPESRYSEQVDPSLLSLRAASYRGTFKKAYSILTEMTSKIGWDQLLKIRSNVFVMEDEYRTEKQEATQAAQPKRSPSMDGLRGTPDPTTNGDEGSDNEDEKASEPAATTLAPNGEGGGVEKPSSTVDPDEVKADNENGTNADDHLSKLNTKRLCERWLDSLFMVLYEDLRVYTIWRTQMAQYRAQQIQYKKSAEEWEILGSLAERLQHFDEAAEAYRACLSLRFSPKALAGVLRVFEKTKSTRETVAAVIRLVTWQYRWYSEFSPELLHTIRTLIEDEGAVKVRSIIQATSLPQHVLDLTHHYAALCATFRSSGTDG; encoded by the exons ATGGTTGCGCCAGCAGTGCCTGA ATTATCCGAGGACGTCCTCCACGAGTCGATCGATGCCAGGACAGAGTCGCTTGCAGCATTGCGAGAGCTGGGCCCGCCGGATCTTGTGCATCTCGTGAAGCAAGCAGTGCGCAATCCGGGAAAGCAG GCCGGCGTCTACCATCACGTTACCGGTGTCGATGCGTCGTCTTCGGCAAGTCTTGCGGCTTATATCAACACGCTGACGTACAGAGACCATGACCCAAATACAACCACCAGGATCGTCGAGGGTGTATACTG TTGCTACAATGCTTTCTCTCGGTTAGACATGCGGGTGCATGTGTCGATTCCCGGAACTGTCGAGAGCTACTGTGTTGACGAGCGAGGCGAAAAGCGAAAGGCATCAGACGACCTGTGGCTGGAAACATATCTCTGCAGCGTCCTAAGagcatactcgtacgccGACGATGGTAGTGGCGACAGCATCCGCAAGATTGTTGGCGTCCGAAGATTCAATCCTGTCACCAACACAGAGACTGAGCATCGCTTTCTTAACGCAGCCGaacagctcttcttcaggg GATGGCAACTAGGATCCGATTCTATTGTCCAGGTCCCTACGAATGTATCAAATCATCTCACCACCGGATTACTCAAGTATCTCGAGACTACCGGCCGCTATACATCCGGCATCAACCTCTTCGAGAAGCTTCGCACTCAAAGTGTCGAGGTTGCATCGCTGTTAGCAAAGGTTATGTTCATGGGCCATGAGGAAGTGTCGGGTGTAAAAGTTCTCTATCAATCGCTTCAACAAACTCCAATGGACTATGTCATGCTCGACACACAGGCAGACTTCCTCTTGAAGAAGGCGTTGAAAGCCGAGACACCGGagttgaaggaggagaggctcAAGATGGCTCTCGGCTGTGCAGACCGCAGTACCATTGCGGCGCCGAGCGAATTTGGCACTTGGGCCAGGTTGGCTCAAGTCTATGTTGCCATGGAGGACTGGGAGAATGCTCTAACAATTCTAAACTCGTGCCCCATGTTCACTTACCAGGACAAGGACTCTCCTCTGATGCCTGAGCCGAGAGACGTTCACCTGCCCACCCTTCCCGAAACACgccttgatgagattgacagCGAACCAGAGTCGAGATACTCAGAACAAGTCGACCCGAGTTTACTGAGTCTGAGGGCAGCATCCTACCGCGGTACATTTAAAAAGGCGTACAGCATCTTGACGGAAATGACGTCCAAGATTGGTTGGGATCAGCTTTTAAAGATTCGCAGCAACGTCTTTGTCATGGAAGATGAGTACCGTACCGAGAAGCAGGAAGCCACCCAGGCTGCCCAGCCGAAGCGGAGCCCTAGTATGGATGGCCTTCGCGGCACACCAGACCCAACTACGAATGGTGACGAGGGCTCGGAcaatgaggatgagaaggcCTCAGAGCCGGCTGCAACGACATTGGCCCCCAACGGAGAGGGCGGTGGAGTTGAGAAGCCTTCCAGTACAGTGGACCCAGATGAGGTCAAGGCCGATAATGAGAAC GGTACCAATGCTGATGACCATCTCTCCAAACTAAACACCAAGCGACTCTGCGAGCGTTGGCTTGATAGCTTGTTCATGGTTCTCTATGAAGATCTGCGGGTCTACACAATCTGGCGCACGCAAATGGCTCAGTACCGCGCGCAGCAGATACAATACAAGAAGTCGGCGGAGGAGTGGGAGATTCTCGGTTCGCTTGCAGAACGTCTGCAACACTTTGATGAGGCCGCCGAGGCATACCGTGCCTGCTTGTCCCTGCGCTTCAGTCCCAAGGCCCTGGCTGGCGTGCTCCGCGTCTTTGAGAAGACCAAGAGCACGAGAGAGACGGTGGCGGCAGTGATTCGACTGGTTACCTGGCAGTACAGATGGTACAGCGAGTTCAGCCCGGAGCTCCTGCATACCATCCGGACCTTGATCGAGGATGAAGGCGCCGTCAAAGTCAGGAGCATCATCCAAGCGACAAGCCTCCCTCAGCATGTGCTTGATCTGACGCATCACTATGCGGCCCTATGCGCAACCTTCCGCAGCAGCGGCACAGATGGCTAA
- a CDS encoding conserved hypothetical ATP binding protein domain-containing protein, translating to MASSSTGGAPSISASSPPAIVCVGMAGSGKTTFMQRINAHLHSKNTPPYVINLDPAVLNVPFESNIDIRDSVNYEEVMKQYNLGPNGGILTSLNLFATKVDQIVNLLEKRSKPDPEHPERKPIDRILVDTPGQIEAFVWSASGTILLESLASSFPTVIAYIIDTPRTASTSTFMSNMLYACSILYKTKLPMILVFNKTDVKDASFAKEWMTDFEAFQEALRRDENSDTFGGQEGFGSGGSGYMGSLLNSMSLVLEEFYSHLSMVGVSSRMGTGIDEFFEAVEEKRKEFLDDYLPELERRREEREERKKKTREEELDKMMQGMSGISVDAKNVAEKGPIRVTNDDDDVDVPSDNDDDDDEDDETTKEGLQARYAAAMEGKDEGILGDASFAKYLHMQR from the exons atggcttcatcatctacCGGCGGCGCCCCATCGATATCGGCGTCGTCGCCCCCCGCCATTGTCTGCGTTGGCATGGCTG GCTCGGGCAAGACGACCTTTATGCAGAGAATTAACGCCCATCTTCACTCAAAAAACACGCCTCCCTATGTCATCAATCTCGACCCCGCGGTCCTCAATGTTCCCTTCGAAAGCAACATCGATATTCGAGACTCGGTCAACTATGAGGAGGTCATGAAGCAGTACAACCTAGGACCCAACGGAGGAATTCTAACGTCGCTCAACCTCTTCGCTACAAAGGTCGACCAGATTGTCAACCTGCTGGAGAAGCGCTCAAAGCCCGACCCCGAACACCCCGAACGCAAGCCTATCGACCGAATCCTGGTTGACACGCCCGGTCAAATCGAAGCCTTTGTATGGTCCGCCTCGGGAACTATTCTGTTGGAGTCTCTTGCATCATCATTCCCAACGGTTATCGCCTACATCATTGATACACCGCGGACGGCTTCGACATCCACCTTCATGTCCAACATGCTCTATGCCTGTTCCATTCTCTACAAGACCAAGCTACCCATGatcctcgtcttcaacaAGACTGACGTCAAAGACGCTTCATTCGCCAAGGAGTGGATGACGGACTTCGAAGCATTCCAGGAAGCTCTGCGCCGCGATGAGAATTCCGACACATttggaggccaagaaggttTTGGAAGTGGTGGAAGTGGTTACATGGGCAGCCTACTCAACTCCATGAGTTTGGTGCTGGAGGAGTTTTATTCGCATCTCAGCATGGTGGGCGTCAGCTCACGAATGGGAACGGGTATTGATGAGTTCTTCGAGGCCGTcgaggaaaagagaaaggagtTTTTGGACGATTATCTGCCGGAACTGGAGCGACgaagggaagagagggaggagcggaagaagaagacccgtgaagaggagctggataAGATGATGCAGGGTATGTCGGGCATATCGGTTGACGCCAAGAACGTGGCCGAGAAGGGACCGATCAGGGTCAccaacgatgacgacgacgtgGATGTTCCAAGCGacaacgacgatgatgacgatgaggatgacgaaaCAACCAAGGAGGGTCTACAGGCTAGAtacgccgccgccatggaaGGCAAGGACGAAGGCATCTTGGGCGACGCGAGCTTTGCGAAATACCTGCACATGCAACGGTAA
- a CDS encoding DNA directed RNA polymerase, 7 kDa subunit domain-containing protein, which produces MPREEYQVPTAGAGASAGGMTRGATGGERHESRSVMTYICGDCGGNVTLSKDALVACPHCAGRVLYKERTKRMVQFEAR; this is translated from the exons atgcctcGCGAAGAGTACCAAGTCCCTACCGCCGGCGCCGGCGCCTCAGCAGGAGGCATGACCCGCGGCGCGACTGGCGGCGAGCGACACGAGAGCCGCTCCGTCATGACATACATCTGCGGCGACTGCGGCGGCAACGTCACCCTTAGCAAGGACGCGCTGGTTGCCTGCCCGCACTGCGCCGGCCGAGTGCTGTACAAGGAGCGTACGAAGCG AATGGTGCAGTTCGAGGCTCGATAG